Genomic window (Oncorhynchus mykiss isolate Arlee chromosome 21, USDA_OmykA_1.1, whole genome shotgun sequence):
ctctctttttctctaaacAGCTTGAGCTCTCTTCAGTGCAATGGCTGGATCGTAACCTGTTTGCCGGGGAAGAAATAAAGGAAGTCTATAAGGAGTTATCCAAAAGCAAATCTACACAGTATCTCAACTTCGATGAGGTGAGATATACTCTTTTACATTGCCTGTTGAATTTAATTCAGGAAAAATCCATTCTTAAATTGGCAATTGTTGATCCAGAATTTCAATTAATCTCTTGAATATCAATAGAATTGACTCCCTGTTGATCTGTTCCTTTCCCCTATAGGACGCCATGATAGAGCCAGCCCTGACCAACATCAGATGGAGTATGAAGAAGAAGAACCACCAGAGGTTCATCAACCCACAGCTGAAGAGACAGAACACCAACGCCATGTCCCACAGGTACTGTACCCTGTATCCCACTTGACTCAATACCTGAACACCACTTTAACACGCTCTCTCtcataatacaacacattttCTCACAGAGAGCTGCAGCTCTCCCAATGTAACtcaaagtgagtgtgtgtgtgtgtgtgtgtgtgtgtgtgtgtgtgtgtgtgtgtgtgtgtgtgtgtgtgtgtgtgtgtgtgtgtgtgtgtgtgtgtgtgtgtgtgtgtgtgtgtgtgtgtgtgtgtgtgtccaggaaaAGGACCGAGATCCCAGCGGACCATAAGAAACCGGAAGACCAGAATTCCCGGGCCTTCACGGCCTGGCTGCAGTGGTGGAAGACTGACCTCTCAGTCGAGGACTACCTCCGATACATCACCAatcaggtcagaggtcacacaTTCTGTAGTTACAGGAAGCAAATAGAAGAAGACTTTCTAATTAATAGAAGGCAGTAAATGCATAAAAATCGATTGAGTAACTAGAAGAAAATCAACCGGTTTTGTTTACAAATAAATCTCAATAAACAATAAACTTATGAATTGGACCATAGGTTATGCATGTACATTATAGACATGGCTTGATTTATTTTTTGTGTTTTGATGTTGTTGTATTTTAGTAGTTCTACTTTTTTTATATTGAATACTGTgccctgttgggtagggcttgaAAGTTAAGCGTTTCACTATaattgtgcatgtgacaaataaaacaaatTGAAAATAGGTGCTGGTACTCATTTTGGGCTtgagtactgtttatatttaggtgccaGAACTTTTCAGTCATTATTCTATAAGAGGTGCTGGACCTCAAGCAGTAGAAAAGTCAAGGTGCCGGTACTCAGTACCGAATGTAATGAATACTtttttgaatgaatgaatgacattTTATTTCCGTGTCAAATCGCCaattggcaacccatcccttatgggattaattgacacataaacaaacattacaataattcaataaagaaagaaagaaagaataagTAAGGTAAAAATCAATACATAATAGTAAATTACATCCCTAGAGCAGTAAAATaatttacatacatacataacataacataatataacataacataacataacataacataacataaccagATAAATACAtacagaaaaaaagaaagaataaaAATACCCAAATATGTATAATTGCTAGTAAACTCAAGAATGTCTTCACCAAAACAAAACTGAAAAACACTTATCTTAGTAGCTGGTTTTCTAaaagtcattatctgtgtttttgtCTGGTTGATCATGAGACTCCATATTCTACACCAATTGACTGCACATAATAACATGTTCTGCAGGTCTTGTTCAGTTTCTTCCATCTAAATAGTATCATCAGCATATAAAAGGATTCTTAACATTTCATCATCATATCTTACTCCAATATTTAACTGTGGAATTTCTTTTGCCAAATCATTTATAAGCAAAGCAAACAAAGTCGGTGATAAGGTGTCTCCTTGTTTTACACCCGAGGGTGTGGGAAACCAGTCTGTACCATATTCATTAACCTGCACACAAGCAATTGATACTTTGTAAAGAGACTGGATTGCGTAATCAAATTTCCCATCAACCCTtgtttttaacaaactataggctAAAATATCCCTATTTTCAAAATCAAAAGCTTTCTGGAAATCAATGAAACATGCCAAAGTAGGCTTCTCTTTGTGTAATCTATTTCTGATTATTGTACAGACCGAGAATATATGACCTGTACAGGCTCTGGATTTACGAAAACCATTTTGTTCTTCCACCAGAATGTTTTGATTCTCCAAAAATGTAATTAGCCTATTGTTGAGGATGGAtgaaaatataatttataaacTGTACTTAATAAACTTATGCCTCTATAGTTCAGTTGCACTCTTGGGTAATTTTTTGAAGATTTGGTAATGGGATTCACTATAGACTTATACCAAGTGGACGGCAGTATACTGTACTCAAAACACATTTGGAGCAAATCAAATAGGACGTGAATTAATTTAGGGGATTTTAAAACCTCATTAGGCAGTTCATCAATGCCAAACGCTTTCCCATTTTTTGCAGCATCAATCACCTTCTTAACTTCTGCCACAGACAGCTCCTCATTTAAATACGGGTTACATATATCAGAGGGTTCTAACATTGTATTTTCCAGTTTAGTTTTCAGGGAACATATGTCTTTATAAAAAATGTCCTCAAAATATGCCACATTTTCGTTACCTGAGAACAAACTGGCAAACCCCTTCTCCCACTCTTTAAGTACCTGTGTAATATCAGAATACCAGTGTTTTTCCAGGCCCAATTCAAGCACTAGATACATGTCCAATAATTTCCATGTCCAGTTATTGTTGTGGTATCAGAGAGTGATTGACtaggactctctctgtctctgtgtccatgtAGGACAATGACTACCTGTGGGCGGCGTTCCACCTGTACGATAGTGGCGATAGTGACGATGAGGAGGACGAGAGAAGAAGACTGCTCCAGCTACGAGGAGACGAGAGGaagaagtctgtctgtctgtctgtctgtctgccccactATTTTCATTCTTTTTTTCTACATTCTTTTTTGTTGTAATCATGTTTCTTACATTATGAGGACTGCGAGCAGCTAACAAACCCGTGTGTGTGGATAGGAGGCGGAGGCAGAAGATGGAGGCTCTAAAGGGTCAGAAGCAGGAGTACGTGACAGGGGTGTGGAACGTCAACACGGTCCTGCTGGGAGGGCTGTGGAAGGAACCCGATCTGGAgggtaacacacacgcacactgtgaCTTTTAACCATAGTAATTCAGTGAGTCATTCAAACGCAGGATGTTCCAGTCAAGGATTGTGAAATAAAAGGAAGTCAAACAGTTCTGGTTTAGTAGGTAATGTCATGACTCATTGGATTTCTGGCTTATTGGTACTAAACCTGTTTCATAGCCTATTGTTTATAGACTCATAGGTAACTTATTGTCTGTTGGGTTTTTtacagaggaggaagagagccCAGATGAAGAAATAACCAGCTCTaaacaggtatgtgtgtgtgtgcatgtcttagTACACAGATGATGCAGTAAATGTACCATAAATGGATTTACAGCCATTGTAATACAGTCAGGTTTTATGTGTCATTAAGACTGGGAGCCTTCGATCTGGGTAGTTCTCTCCTTCCTTGTCCcattccatcatctctccttccttgtcccattccatcatctctcctttctctgtcccattctatcatctctctttccctgtcccattccatcatctctccttccttgtcccattccatcatctctccttccttgtcccattccatcatctctcctttctctgtcccattctatcatctctcttcccctgtccCATTCCatcagctctctttctctgtcccattccatcatctctccttccttgtcccattccatcatctctcctttctctgtcccattctatcatctctctttccctgtcccattccatcatctctctttctctgtcccattccatcatctctcctttctctgtcccattccatcatctctccttccttgtcccattccatcatctctcctttctctgtcccattctatcatctctctttccctgtcccattccatcatctctctttccctgtcccattccatcatctctctttctctgtcccattccatcatctctccttccttgtcccattccatcatctctcctttctctgtcccattccatcatctctccttccttgtcccattccatcatctctcctttctctgtcccattctatcatctctctttccctgtctcattccatcatctctccttccttGTCCCATtctatcatctctcctttctctgtcccattctatcatctctctttccctgtcccattccatcatctctcctttctctgtcccattctatcatctctctttccctgtcccattccatcatctctctttccctgtcccattccatcatctctctttctctgtcccattccatcatctctccttccttgtcccattccatcatctctcctttctctgtcccattccatcatctctccttccttgtcccattccatcatctctccttccttgtcccattccatcatctctcctttctctgtcccattctatcatctctcttcccctgtccCATTCCatcagctctctttctctgtcccattccatcatctctccttccttgtcccattccatcatctctcctttctctgtcccattctatcatctctctttccctgtcccattccatcatctctctttctctgtcccattccatcatctctcctttctctgtcccattccatcatctctcctttctctgtcccattctatcatctctctttccctgtcccattccatcatctctctttctctgtcccattccatcatctctctttctctgtcccattccatcatctctcctttctctgtcccattccatcatctctcctttctctgtcccattccatcatctctctttctctgtcccattctatcatctctctttccctgtcccattccatcatctctccttccttgtcccattccatcatctctccttccttgtcccattccatcatctctcctttctctgtcccattctatcatctctcttcccctgtccCATTCCatcagctctctttctctgtcccattccatcatctctccttccttgtcccattccatcatctctcctttctctgtcccattctatcatctctctttccctgtcccattccatcatctctctttctctgtcccattccatcatctctcctttctctgtcccattccatcatctctccttccttgtcccattccatcatctctcctttctctgtcccattctatcatctctctttccctgtcccattccatcatctctctttccctgtcccattccatcatctctctttctctgtcccattccatcatctctccttccctgtcccattccatcatctctcctttctctgtcccattccatcatctctccttccttgtcccattccatcatctctcctttctctgtcccattctatcatctctctttccctgtctcattccatcatctctccttccttGTCCCATtctatcatctctcctttctctgtcccattctatcatctctctttccctgtcccattccatcatctctctttctctgtcccattccatcatctctcctttctctgtcccattccatcatctctcctttctctgtcccattccatcatctctctttctctgtcccattccatcatctctctttccctgtcccattccatcatctctctttccctgtctcattccatcatctctctttccctgtcccatTCCATCATCTATCCTTCCTTGTCCcattccatcatctctcctttctctgtcccattccatcatctctcctcccttgtcccattccatcatctctctttccctgtcccattccatcatctctccttgtcccattccatcatctctctctctttgtcccattccatcatctctctctccctgtcccattccatcatctctctttccctgtcccattccatcatctctctttctctgtcccattccatcatctctctttccctgtcccatTCCATCATCTCTGTCACGCGGAATGACACTGGAGggacgaagcaggtacggggagtaaacATTTAATAAACAACGGACAtagacgagacaggaacagcgtcaagAACTAAATACAAAGACAAAAGACAATCAATGaagcagcagggaacagagctgaGGAACTGGCAattataggggaggaaataaacaggagATAAGTGAGTCCAATAATGCTGATGCAAGTGACGAGGGAGGGCTGATGTGCATGATTGATGGCAGGAGCGTGTGATGCAGGGTAATctggcgccctcaagcgccagaggaagagaagagcgggagcagacgtgacactctcttcctctgtcccattccatcatctctccttccttgtcccattccatcatctctctttctctgtcccattccatcatctctccttccttGTCCCATTCTATCATCTCTCCTTCCTTGTCCcattccatcatctctccttccttgtcccattccatcatctctccttccttgtcccattccatcatctctccttccttgtcccattccatcatctctcctttctctgtcccaTTCCATCATCTATCCTTCCTTGTCCCATTccatcatctctctttctctgtcccattccatcatctctccttccttgtcccattccatcatctttctttctctgtcccattccatcatctctctttctctgtcccattccatcatctctctttctctgtcccattacatcatctttctttctctgtcccatTCCATCATCTCTCCAATTCCTTCAGATCTACGCATAACAGTTTGGGACTGATTGGGTTCTGTTCCAAATCAAACTCTAGCTTCTACCCCTAGGGACTTTCTGTAGACTTGAATTGAATAGGCCTTAGCAATATGGATACTCCCTTTAAAAATTGTTTTTACTAAATGTCCTTTCTCCCTGTCAGAAGGCCTATAAGAGGACAGTGAGTGTGGGGAGCAAGGAGGCCAGTCGAGGGGGGGTGATGGGAGAGGGGGACCAGGTCCAGAGCAGGCTGGAGAGGATCTGGACACTCCTCTGCCTGCCCGACACCTACAGACTGGACATGGCCATTAAGTACAGCTCCCACGCACGCAGGGACCAGCTGGAGGAGGTGTGcacagtacacagacacacatgcatacgATAACAAATACATACAGGTGAATGCACACTTACTGTACAAGTATCATGCCACCATCTATAGCAGGGCTGTCTAATTCTGGTCCTGGAGGGCCTAAATACTTCTATTttttgtttctacctggtagttaattgtactcacctggtgtcccaggtctgaattagCCCCTGATCAGAAGGAGAGAATGAAACCCAGAAGTTTTTGGGCCCTCCAGGACTGACATTGGACAGCCCTGATAGAGGTTAGCAGAGATGGTAGCATGATACTTGATGCTGTGTTCATATTACCTCACCATATCACCATAGACACAGAGCTCACCATATCACCATAGAGACATAGCTCACCATATCACCAAAAACACAAAGCTCACCATATCACCGAAGAGACGCTCTGTCACCATATCACCAAAGAGACAGAGCTCACCATATCCCCATGGAGACAGATCACCATAGAGACAGAGATCACTGTATCACCATATAGACAGAGCTCACCATATCACCATAGACACAGAGCTCACTGTATCACCATATAGACAGAGCTCACCATATCACCATAGACACAGAGCTCACCATATCACCGAAGAGACGCTCTGTCACCATATCACCAAAGAGACAGAGCTCACTATATCCCCATGGAGACAGATCACCATAGAGACAGAGATCACCATATCACCATAGAGACAGAGATCACCATATCACCATAGACACAGAGTTTACCATATCACTATGGAGACCGAGCTCACCATATCaccatggagacagagatcaCCATATCACCATAGAGACAGAGATCACCATATACTTCCAAAATCTTTTCTATACCTTGAACAGAATTTTGTGTTCATGCAtacatttgtgtatgtgtgtgtgtgtgtgtccgtgtgtgtgtattttgtatacatccgtgtgtgtgtgtgcgtacgtttCCTCCCAGGCCACAGCAGCATGGGAGCGCGCTGCCCGTCTCATCCAGCAGAGAGAGTCTCTGCTGGCTCGTCTGGAGCTGTTTGAGAGGGACGCTTCTGACCCCAACCGCTTCTTCCTGCAAGGTACTGCATAATATATATCTGCTCTGGGGTAAAGTTTCCCCTCGGTGCAGATATATtcccacgagcccgtcctccctaaTTAAGATGACACCAGCCTCCTGTGCTCCTTACAATATTATAACATATTGCTTTTACAGCATATTGTATTGGATGATATATTGTAAGTTGCTAAATATATCatcatattattattgttataaataaaaggcagttgaTGAAATATCTAATGCCAGAGTACACCTTACTGGACAAAAACATTTAAAggacctggtattcccaggcagtctcccagcCAAGTACTAACTAGGCCCAACCCTGCATAGCTTCTGAGAGGCTAGTATGGTCGTAAGTGAAGGAGCATATCTTCGTACACTATACAAAGGGAATGTCTCTCGCtctatctttgtctctttctttccttccatctttccttccttcctctcactTTATTTTTCTATCTTTCTTTCCTTCCACTCTCTTTTCTTTCTATTTATTCattcctgcccctctctctctttctcacttgcaCACTCATTTTTTTCTTTCTCAGGCTACCGAGGCACCTCTCTAGCCAGGATGGATGAGTCCAAGCACCGGAGAAAACTCAACTCCCAGATCTGttctctggagaaggttttgtCTAAGATTCTCCACCACATTACAGACAGCTTCCATGACACTGTCACCTACAAGGTGAGTCAGGCCAATGGGCATCATGGGTCTATTAATTAGTGTACagcgtagcaaaatgttttgcaacggaaaacaaaaacCTGTGTTTCTTATTAGACAAATTGAGCAAAGTCCCTCCTCATTTTTGCTTGTTTGCTTCCGTTGATTTCCTAGTGAATATGACCCACTAGTGTCACTGTGCTCTCTGACATACAGCACATGCAGTATGCtatgggggatagagagagacagagagaaagcagagTTTTTAGGTTGGTGATTTACCCTCATTGAAAGAGCTTTGCCGTTCCCTcaccttctctatttctctctccctcacattcTCTGTTTCTTCCTCTGGCCATGTCCAAAATCGGTCCtgtcttgcctactacttactaaaactgcACAATGTGTAATAGTCGTATATCCTATCTAGAACATACAAGTtagaaaaaaatgtatgcagtaaGTTACAAATATTGACATACTAGGCTCATACATACTGAGAAAACGCTATGAAGAGCTCTGCGCCATCCCCCTTATCTGATTATCCCCAATAACCAGAACttgtcaactcatcatcaagtcCTTCATTGGTTTAATCAGGTGTATTGGGCTAGAACAAAAGCCCCAAAACTCTGGTGTAGCCAGACGAAGCAGTTTCCTCACAGCTGTGTTTTCAACGGTCACTCTCTCCAGGGGAGGCCGTACAGGGAGAAGATGCGCTGGGACCGCATCGAGATGCTCTACTGGCTGCAGCAGGAGCGCCGGGTCCAGGCTCtggagagggtggtggaggggaggggctCTCTCCCCACCAGACTGCCCCCCCTCAACCCCAACCTTCAGCTGTACCCGGgcacccaccccaccccccaagGACACACCCCGACCCTCAGCCAGAGaccccaccctcacacacacagcccctccAATCCAACCCAGCCGAGCTCAGTGTATCCAGTATAAGTTTGAACGTTGTAAGCAAATAAATAAAATGCTTGGAAAATTGTTTGTATGCACTGCTTGGAaggatatattatatttgataatTTGTATGTATTCATATTATGTATAATCCATGATCATTATCCCTTGTCAAGTAAATGTATGAACGTGATTGGATAGTATATATGCACTACTAGTAGGTTCATATGACATTGTCAACATTTGATATGGAGAATATTTTGTCATTAATCATTTACATTATTTTGTTCTGAGTGTGGCAGAAACATGCAACTCTAAGTGCCATGACAAAAGGAACGCTGTTTGCACTATGAGTCTATTTCGGGTCACTGTTAAGTGTCTTATCAGTATTGCCAAGTGCAATACCAAAGATACTGAGCTAGCACTGCAGGCCTACAAGTTTACAATGAACAACAAGCTGTCACGCATCACCAGGCAGCCTTCTCCCATCTGCCTAGTTACAGTTAA
Coding sequences:
- the LOC110499903 gene encoding coiled-coil domain-containing protein 87 isoform X4: MPDLQRETLLEELELEALPTRPQSPLVLLATGPCSNIEKPIDPAHDLRRLLQDRVIVDQAVTDSDTDLPPLIKALAWRGSTKLQQLTHTLQKQEEEGEKREGASGGRYRVPVEEPMHPQGAVVNVALSHVSLARTAAARVSDRVLRDTINIHTYPPVYNYLTKELELSSVQWLDRNLFAGEEIKEVYKELSKSKSTQYLNFDEDAMIEPALTNIRWSMKKKNHQRFINPQLKRQNTNAMSHRKRTEIPADHKKPEDQNSRAFTAWLQWWKTDLSVEDYLRYITNQDNDYLWAAFHLYDSGDSDDEEDERRRLLQLRGDERKKSVCLRRRQKMEALKGQKQEYVTGVWNVNTVLLGGLWKEPDLEEEEESPDEEITSSKQKAYKRTVSVGSKEASRGGVMGEGDQVQSRLERIWTLLCLPDTYRLDMAIKYSSHARRDQLEEATAAWERAARLIQQRESLLARLELFERDASDPNRFFLQGYRGTSLARMDESKHRRKLNSQICSLEKVLSKILHHITDSFHDTVTYKGRPYREKMRWDRIEMLYWLQQERRVQALERVVEGRGSLPTRLPPLNPNLQLYPGTHPTPQGHTPTLSQRPHPHTHSPSNPTQPSSVYPV
- the LOC110499903 gene encoding coiled-coil domain-containing protein 87 isoform X3, producing the protein MYYHGYTRLKGCSSMPDLQRETLLEELELEALPTRPQSPLVLLATGPCSNIEKPIDPAHDLRRLLQDRVIVDQAVTDSDTDLPPLIKALAWRGSTKLQQLTHTLQKQEEEGEKREGASGGRYRVPVEEPMHPQGAVVNVALSHVSLARTAAARVSDRVLRDTINIHTYPPVYNYLTKELELSSVQWLDRNLFAGEEIKEVYKELSKSKSTQYLNFDEDAMIEPALTNIRWSMKKKNHQRFINPQLKRQNTNAMSHRKRTEIPADHKKPEDQNSRAFTAWLQWWKTDLSVEDYLRYITNQDNDYLWAAFHLYDSGDSDDEEDERRRLLQLRGDERKKRRRQKMEALKGQKQEYVTGVWNVNTVLLGGLWKEPDLEEEEESPDEEITSSKQKAYKRTVSVGSKEASRGGVMGEGDQVQSRLERIWTLLCLPDTYRLDMAIKYSSHARRDQLEEATAAWERAARLIQQRESLLARLELFERDASDPNRFFLQGYRGTSLARMDESKHRRKLNSQICSLEKVLSKILHHITDSFHDTVTYKGRPYREKMRWDRIEMLYWLQQERRVQALERVVEGRGSLPTRLPPLNPNLQLYPGTHPTPQGHTPTLSQRPHPHTHSPSNPTQPSSVYPV
- the LOC110499903 gene encoding coiled-coil domain-containing protein 87 isoform X1, giving the protein MYYHGYTRLKGCSSMPDLQRETLLEELELEALPTRPQSPLVLLATGPCSNIEKPIDPAHDLRRLLQDRVIVDQAVTDSDTDLPPLIKALAWRGSTKLQQLTHTLQKQEEEGEKREGASGGRYRVPVEEPMHPQGAVVNVALSHVSLARTAAARVSDRVLRDTINIHTYPPVYNYLTKELELSSVQWLDRNLFAGEEIKEVYKELSKSKSTQYLNFDEDAMIEPALTNIRWSMKKKNHQRFINPQLKRQNTNAMSHRKRTEIPADHKKPEDQNSRAFTAWLQWWKTDLSVEDYLRYITNQDNDYLWAAFHLYDSGDSDDEEDERRRLLQLRGDERKKSVCLRRRQKMEALKGQKQEYVTGVWNVNTVLLGGLWKEPDLEEEEESPDEEITSSKQKAYKRTVSVGSKEASRGGVMGEGDQVQSRLERIWTLLCLPDTYRLDMAIKYSSHARRDQLEEATAAWERAARLIQQRESLLARLELFERDASDPNRFFLQGYRGTSLARMDESKHRRKLNSQICSLEKVLSKILHHITDSFHDTVTYKGRPYREKMRWDRIEMLYWLQQERRVQALERVVEGRGSLPTRLPPLNPNLQLYPGTHPTPQGHTPTLSQRPHPHTHSPSNPTQPSSVYPV
- the LOC110499903 gene encoding coiled-coil domain-containing protein 87 isoform X5; this encodes MYYHGYTRLKGCSSMPDLQRETLLEELELEALPTRPQSPLVLLATGPCSNIEKPIDPAHDLRRLLQDRVIVDQAVTDSDTDLPPLIKALAWRGSTKLQQLTHTLQKQEEEGEKREGASGGRYRVPVEEPMHPQGAVVNVALSHVSLARTAAARVSDRVLRDTINIHTYPPVYNYLTKELELSSVQWLDRNLFAGEEIKEVYKELSKSKSTQYLNFDEDAMIEPALTNIRWSMKKKNHQRFINPQLKRQNTNAMSHRKRTEIPADHKKPEDQNSRAFTAWLQWWKTDLSVEDYLRYITNQDNDYLWAAFHLYDSGDSDDEEDERRRLLQLRGDERKKSVCLRRRQKMEALKGQKQEYVTGVWNVNTVLLGGLWKEPDLEEEEESPDEEITSSKQKAYKRTVSVGSKEASRGGVMGEGDQVQSRLERIWTLLCLPDTYRLDMAIKYSSHARRDQLEEATAAWERAARLIQQRESLLARLELFERDASDPNRFFLQGYRGTSLARMDESKHRRKLNSQICSLEKVLSKILHHITDSFHDTVTYK
- the LOC110499903 gene encoding coiled-coil domain-containing protein 87 isoform X2: MYYHGYTRLKGCSSMPDLQRETLLEELELEALPTRPQSPLVLLATGPCSNIEKPIDPAHDLRRLLQDRVIVDQAVTDSDTDLPPLIKALAWRGSTKLQQLTHTLQKQEEEGEKREGASGGRYRVPVEEPMHPQGAVVNVALSHVSLARTAAARVSDRVLRDTINIHTYPPVYNYLTKELELSSVQWLDRNLFAGEEIKEVYKELSKSKSTQYLNFDEDAMIEPALTNIRWSMKKKNHQRFINPQLKRQNTNAMSHRKRTEIPADHKKPEDQNSRAFTAWLQWWKTDLSVEDYLRYITNQDNDYLWAAFHLYDSGDSDDEEDERRRLLQLRGDERKKSVCLRRRQKMEALKGQKQEYVTGVWNVNTVLLGGLWKEPDLEEEEESPDEEITSSKQAYKRTVSVGSKEASRGGVMGEGDQVQSRLERIWTLLCLPDTYRLDMAIKYSSHARRDQLEEATAAWERAARLIQQRESLLARLELFERDASDPNRFFLQGYRGTSLARMDESKHRRKLNSQICSLEKVLSKILHHITDSFHDTVTYKGRPYREKMRWDRIEMLYWLQQERRVQALERVVEGRGSLPTRLPPLNPNLQLYPGTHPTPQGHTPTLSQRPHPHTHSPSNPTQPSSVYPV